The DNA window CCCGTCGCGGTGGAGCAGATCGCTCCTGGCGACTTCGTCGTCCAGCCTGGCACCCCCGGCCACGCGGTCCTCGTCGTCGACGTGGCTCGCGCGAGCGATGGTCGCGCCGCGCTCCTGCTCGCGCAGAGCTTCATGCCGGCCCAGAACGTCCACGTCCTGCGACCGAGCGTGGACGCCACCTGGTTCGTCGTCTCGCCAGACGATCAAGCGCTCGTGACGCCGTTCTGGAAACCGTTTCCGTGGCGATGGCTCCGACGCTTCGAGCAGGGATGAGCCCCGTCGTGTCGGTCTCTGGCGATCGATGCACGCGCCGCTGCGCATCCGACGGCGGCGCGTGATCCCTGCCTGCGGCCTGCGCGGCCTGCGCGGCCTGCGCGGCCTGCGCGGCCTGCGCGGCCTCAGCGCATCACTTCACGTAGACCTGAGCCGCCGCGATCCCCGCGCCCTTCGTCGCCTTCAGCACCACCTTGCCGGGCGCGCCGAGCGGGGTCGGGTTCTTCCAGCAGCCGCTCGCCTTGCCGCCGATCGTCGCCTGGGGACCGGTCGTCGCGTCCTGGGCCAGCATCACCGGCGGCACCTGCGGCACCGGCTGGGTGAGGAGCTGCATGTCCAGCTCCTGGATGCCGAGGCCCACGGCGACGATCGTGTAACACTTGCCTGGCGAGATGGTGATGTCCTGCTCCAGCGTCTGGCCTTCCTGGAACTGACCGGCGAACGGCCCGCCCTCGGGGGACATGCCGGGCGCTTCCTGGAGCGCGAGGCCCTGCATCACGGGGGTGGCGGCTGCCGCGGCGAGCGGCGGGATCGAGGTCGCGGTCGCGCCCGTGGCCGCAGGCGTGGTCGTCGTGGCGGTCGAGGTCACCGTCACCGTCGCCGCGGGGGGCGGGGCGCAGAAGACGCCGGGGGGCGCCTGTCCGGCGGCGCAGAGCGCGGCGGAATCCTGCTCGTTGGGTTCGGGCGTGGACGAGCACGCCGCGACGAGCAGGGCGAGGGGGGCAAGGGCAGCGAAGGTAGTACGCTTCATGCGAAGGGCTCCTCTGGCGGAAAGGGTCCGCCGGACAGCAGCCGAAACGGCCGTCAGGGCGCCCTTCTTACACCGAGAGAAGCTCGGGTGCACGGCAACCCTCAGGACGGACGCGCTGCACACCTCTTCTCGTGTCAGGCGTTGCCTCACTTTTTGCAGAAACGGTAGGGCGACGGGGTCATGCCTGGCGTCCAGGGCACGGGTTCGGGCATCGAAGCGCGAGGAGGGTTCGTGCACGGGCGAGAACGCAACGCTGGGCATCCCTGGGAACACATGGTGGAGCGGGGGCATCTCCGGGTGCTCGTCGAGCGGGTGCGGCCCGAACTCGACGGTGGGCGCTTCCCGGTCAAGCGGGTGATCGGGGACCCGCTCGAGGTGGAGGTCGACCTCATCCCCGATGGTCACGACGCCGTGGGAGGCGCGCTGCTCGTGCGCGCGCCAGCGCCTGCGTCCTCACCTCCAGGAGGAGCACCCGACGCGGAGGCCAGGCCCTGGCAAGAGGTGCCGCTGGCGCGCGTCGACGCGAACGACAGGTTCCGCGCGACCGTCACGCTCACGGCCCTCGGCATCTGGGAGTACACCGTGGTCGGCTGGATCGAGCCCTTCACCACGTGGCAGCGCGGTACGCGCCGCAAGGTCGAGGCCGGTCAGGACGTCGCCGTCGAGCTGCTCGAAGGTGCAGCACTGCTCGCCGCCGCAGCGAAGCGAGCTGCCGACGCCGACGCGCAGGCCCTCGCGACCGCAGCGGCCACGCTCGGGAGCACCGCGGCGCCGCTCGAGACCCGCCTGGCCGTGGGCCTCGCGGCCGAGACGGCTGCACTGGCGGCGCGTGCACCCGATCGCGCGCGCGCCTCGACCTACCCGCGCGTGCTCCAGGTGATCGTCGACCCGCCGCGTGCCCGCTTCAGCGCGTGGTACGAGTTCTTTCCGCGCTCGTTCGGCGACGCCGGCCAGCACGGCACCTTCGCCAGCGCCGAGCGGATGCTCCCGTACGTCGCGGGCATGGGCTTCGATGTCGTCTACCTGCCTCCGATCCATCCCATCGGGCGGGCGCACCGCAAGGGCCGGAACAACACCCTCACCGCGGAGGCCGACGACCCGGGCAGCCCGTGGGCCATCGGCGCGGCGGAAGGCGGGCACACCGCCGTGCATCCCGCGCTGGGCACCCTCGCAGACTTCGATCACTTCGTGGGCACGGCGCGCGAGCACGGGCTGGAGATCGCGCTCGACATCGCGTTCCAGGCCTCGCCCGATCACCCGTGGGTGAAGGAGCACCCCGCGTGGTTCAAGGCGCGTCCGGATGGCACCATCCAGTACGCGGAGAACCCGCCGAAGAAGTACCAGGACGTCTACCCCTTCGACTTCGAGTCGAGCGACTGGCAGGCGATGTGGGAAGCGCTCCGGGACGTGTTCCTCTTCTGGGCCGACCACGGGGTGAAGATCTTCCGCGTCGACAACCCGCACACCAAGGCGCTGCCCTTCTGGGAGTACTGCCTGCGCGAGGTGAAGGCCGCGCACCCGGACGCCATCTTCCTCGCCGAGGCGTTCACCCGCCCGACCTTGATGCACGCGCTGGCGAAGCTCGGCTTCACCCAGTCGTACACCTACTTCACGTGGCGCACGACGAAGGACGAGCTGACCGAGTACCTCACGCGCCTCACCCGGACCGAGGTGGCCGAGTTCTATCGCCCGAACTTCTGGCCGAACACGCCCGACATCCTCCCCGAGCACCTCCAGACCGGCTCGCGTCCAGTGTTCATCGCGCGGCTCGTCCTCGCAGCCACCCTCTCCAGCAATTACGGCATGTATGGTCCCGCCTTCGAGCTGATGGACCACGTCCCGCGCCCGGGATCCGAGGAGTA is part of the Chondromyces crocatus genome and encodes:
- a CDS encoding alpha-1,4-glucan--maltose-1-phosphate maltosyltransferase, with amino-acid sequence MHGRERNAGHPWEHMVERGHLRVLVERVRPELDGGRFPVKRVIGDPLEVEVDLIPDGHDAVGGALLVRAPAPASSPPGGAPDAEARPWQEVPLARVDANDRFRATVTLTALGIWEYTVVGWIEPFTTWQRGTRRKVEAGQDVAVELLEGAALLAAAAKRAADADAQALATAAATLGSTAAPLETRLAVGLAAETAALAARAPDRARASTYPRVLQVIVDPPRARFSAWYEFFPRSFGDAGQHGTFASAERMLPYVAGMGFDVVYLPPIHPIGRAHRKGRNNTLTAEADDPGSPWAIGAAEGGHTAVHPALGTLADFDHFVGTAREHGLEIALDIAFQASPDHPWVKEHPAWFKARPDGTIQYAENPPKKYQDVYPFDFESSDWQAMWEALRDVFLFWADHGVKIFRVDNPHTKALPFWEYCLREVKAAHPDAIFLAEAFTRPTLMHALAKLGFTQSYTYFTWRTTKDELTEYLTRLTRTEVAEFYRPNFWPNTPDILPEHLQTGSRPVFIARLVLAATLSSNYGMYGPAFELMDHVPRPGSEEYIDNEKYELKRWELDRPGSLRHVIQRVNEIRRENRALQQTNRIHFHETGNDAVFCFSKTSDDGESLIVVVVNLDPDHTQSAWLELDLPGITDQERSFQVHDLLSNARYQWKGRRAFVELDPRVMPAHIFRVRRFVRSEQNFEYYL